Proteins encoded in a region of the Candidatus Parvarchaeota archaeon genome:
- a CDS encoding HD domain-containing protein translates to MLIPNSDSKVIQKPVPEPLPTSAAKKTGKLKQFLHLLFEAIAGGHGYNTHERYEKITDKLRTNRYRDLLERNHDVESLKKSIALRLDLNGAQYDSKVLARSFDYIAKFYSDKDGAPRLRKDGLSPRASHPLSVALGAAMLGCDFETVLTALFHDIYEDAIKPWGGGIVRAEHQIRQIAGEKIWNNVTVLSHNEEKESHEEYLRRVYNSRHVGVMVVKALDMLENLKTLYFEPKKDPLSIAAYENLAANTIEKALNHLGIWKKLNREFFELMHSFVDDHSHIIEKMRLKLSDRCSALNQQIIDMNTRLGSLDKVHSEAIERLKREISEKMAEYSDTASEAKRLRYAHLAIGKLKIKSLGQENLEMDGFAIVTSRGEADLHLFRSLPDSASPVLTLFRPETLQPSNYLEIEFPSFSGTNASYLLKRLNKHFPEMDFQPSISILPPLLRCTAIFRARMPEPEQYRGFLEEFRKLATEIRTYYKATSSFFNEHAQ, encoded by the coding sequence ATGCTTATTCCAAATTCAGACAGCAAAGTTATCCAGAAACCAGTACCAGAGCCACTGCCAACGTCAGCTGCAAAAAAGACAGGCAAGCTGAAACAATTTCTCCATTTGCTTTTTGAAGCAATTGCAGGCGGCCACGGATACAATACACATGAAAGGTACGAGAAAATCACAGACAAGCTGCGCACAAACAGGTACAGGGACTTGCTTGAAAGAAATCACGACGTTGAATCTCTAAAAAAGAGCATTGCCCTGCGGCTTGATTTGAATGGCGCCCAGTACGATTCTAAGGTTCTTGCACGCTCATTTGACTATATTGCCAAATTTTATTCCGACAAGGACGGGGCGCCAAGGCTAAGAAAAGACGGCTTGAGCCCCAGGGCTTCGCATCCGCTTTCAGTTGCCCTTGGAGCGGCAATGCTTGGGTGTGATTTTGAAACCGTGCTGACTGCCCTGTTCCATGACATTTATGAGGATGCCATCAAGCCCTGGGGGGGCGGCATTGTAAGGGCTGAGCATCAAATCCGGCAAATCGCAGGGGAAAAAATCTGGAACAATGTGACTGTTCTTTCGCACAACGAGGAAAAGGAAAGCCACGAGGAATACCTGCGCAGGGTTTACAACTCAAGGCACGTCGGGGTGATGGTTGTTAAGGCCCTTGACATGCTTGAAAACCTCAAGACGCTTTATTTTGAGCCAAAAAAAGACCCTCTTTCGATTGCAGCGTATGAGAATCTTGCTGCAAACACAATTGAGAAAGCCCTAAACCACCTTGGCATCTGGAAAAAGCTTAACAGGGAATTTTTTGAACTGATGCATTCCTTTGTGGACGACCACAGCCACATAATCGAAAAAATGCGACTCAAGCTCTCTGACCGGTGCAGTGCGCTGAACCAGCAAATAATAGATATGAATACACGGCTTGGCTCTCTTGACAAGGTGCACTCCGAAGCAATAGAAAGGCTTAAGCGTGAAATAAGCGAGAAGATGGCCGAATACTCAGATACTGCAAGCGAGGCAAAACGGCTCAGATACGCCCATTTGGCAATTGGCAAGCTGAAAATCAAGTCGCTTGGGCAGGAAAACCTTGAAATGGATGGCTTTGCAATTGTGACTTCAAGGGGGGAGGCAGACTTGCATCTATTCAGAAGCCTTCCGGACTCGGCAAGCCCGGTGCTCACATTGTTCAGGCCGGAAACCCTGCAACCCTCCAACTACCTTGAAATAGAATTTCCCTCCTTTTCAGGCACAAATGCAAGCTATCTTCTCAAAAGGCTCAATAAGCATTTTCCGGAAATGGACTTTCAACCCTCCATTAGCATCCTGCCGCCGCTTTTGCGGTGCACTGCCATATTCAGGGCAAGAATGCCGGAGCCTGAGCAATATCGCGGCTTTCTTGAGGAATTCAGGAAGCTTGCAACAGAAATAAGAACATACTATAAAGCCACAAGCAGTTTTTTTAATGAGCACGCCCAATAA